One genomic window of Monodelphis domestica isolate mMonDom1 chromosome 1, mMonDom1.pri, whole genome shotgun sequence includes the following:
- the SEMA6D gene encoding semaphorin-6D isoform X8 — protein MRPPLLCAYILLITVSQLRAVSFPEDDEPINSVDYHYSRQYPVFRGRPSGNESQHRLDFQLMLKIRDTLYIAGRDQVYTVNLNEIPKTEVIPSKKLTWRSRQQDRENCAMKGKHKDECHNFIKVFVPRNDEMVFVCGTNAFNPMCRYYRLNTLEYDGEEISGLARCPFDARQTNVALFADGKLYSATVADFLASDAVIYRSMGDGSALRTIKYDSKWIKEPHFLHAIEYGNYVYFFFREIAVEHNNLGKAVYSRVARICKNDMGGSQRVLEKHWTSFLKARLNCSVPGDSFFYFDVLQSITDIIQINGIPTVVGVFTTQLNSIPGSAVCAFSMDDIEKVFKGRFKEQKTPDSVWTAVPEDKVPKPRPGCCAKHGLAEAYKTSIDFPDETLSFIKSHPLMDSAVPSIIEEPWFTKTRVRYRLTAIAVDHSAGPHQNYTVIFLGSEAGVVLKILAKTSPFSLNDSVLLEEIDAYNHAKCNAESEEDRKVISLQLDQDHHALYVAFSSCVIRIPLSRCERYGSCKKSCIASRDPYCGWLSQGACGRVKPGMLAGGYEQDTEYGNTAQLGDCHDMEVSSSSVTTMASIPEITPKVIDSWKPKLTSSRKFVVQDEPNTSDFTDPLSGVRWEVQSGESNQMVHMNVLITCVFAAFVLGAFIAGVAVYCYRDLFVRKSRKIHKDAESAQSCTDSSGSFAKLNGLFDSPVKEYQQNIDSPKLYTNLLTSRKELPPNGDTKSMIMDHRGQPPELAALPTPESTPVLQQKTLQSMKSQSEKAHGASRKDAPQFFPSSPPPHSPLSHGHIPSAIVLPNATHDYNTSFSNSNAHKAEKKLQNIDHPLTKSSKRDHRRSVDSRNTLNDLLKHLSDPSSNPKAIMGDIQMAHQTLMLDPMGNMSEVPPKVPNREASLYSPPSTLPRNSPTKRVDVPTTPGVPMTSLERQRGYHKNSSQRHSISAMPKNLNSPNGVLLSRQPSISRGGYMPATGGGKMDYIQGTPVSVHLQPSLSRQSSYTSNGTLPRTGIKRTPSLKPDVPPKPSFVPQTTSVRPLNKYTY, from the exons ATGAGGCCCCCCTTGCTTTGTGCATATATACTGTTAATAACAGTCTCCCAGTTGAGGGCAGTCAGCTTTCCTGAGGACGATGAACCCATTAATTCCGTTGATTACCACT ATTCAAGGCAATATCCAGTTTTTAGAGGACGCCCTTCAGGCAATGAATCTCAGCACAGGCTGGACTTTCAGCTGATGTTGAAAATTCGAGACACACTTTATATTGCTGGCAG GGACCAGGTTTATACTGTAAACTTAAATGAAATCCCCAAAACAGAAGTGATACCAAGCAAG AAATTAACATGGAGGTCAAGGCAACAGGATCGAGAAAACTGTGCCATGAAAGGCAAGCACAAA gatGAATGCCACAACTTTATTAAAGTGTTTGTTCCAAGAAACGATGAGATGGTTTTTGTCTGTGGCACAAATGCATTTAATCCAATGTGTAGATACTATAGG TTGAATACCTTAGAGTACGATGGGGAAGAAATTAGTGGCTTGGCAAGGTGCCCATTTGATGCCAGACAAACCAATGTTGCACTCTTTGCTG ATGGGAAACTATATTCTGCAACAGTAGCTGATTTCCTGGCAAGTGATGCTGTCATTTATCGGAGCATGGGCGATGGATCTGCCCTACGAACCATAAAATATGATTCCAAATGGATAAAAg AGCCACATTTTCTTCATGCCATAGAATATGGAAACtatgtttatttcttctttcgAGAAATTGCTGTAGAACATAATAATTTAGGCAAG GCTGTGTATTCCCGTGTGGCCCGTATATGCAAAAATGACATGGGTGGCTCCCAGCGGGTCCTGGAGAAACACTGGACTTCTTTTCTCAAGGCCCGACTCAACTGTTCCGTCCCCGGGGATTCATTCTTCTACTTCGATGTCCTTCAGTCCATTACCGACATCATACAAATCAATGGCATCCCTACGGTGGTCGGGGTGTTTACCACCCAGCTGAACAG tATTCCTGGTTCAGCTGTGTGTGCTTTCAGCATGGATGACATTGAAAAAGTATTCAAAGGAAGGTTTAAAGAACAGAAGACCCCAGACTCTGTCTGGACAGCAGTACCTGAAGACAAAGTCCCCAaaccaag GCCTGGCTGTTGTGCAAAACATGGCCTTGCAGAGGCTTATAAAACTTCCATTGATTTCCCCGATGAAACCCTGTCCTTCATCAAATCCCATCCTTTGATGGACTCCGCCGTCCCATCCATCATTGAAGAGCCCTGGTTCACAAAGACTCGGGTCAG GTATAGATTGACTGCTATTGCAGTAGATCATTCAGCTGGACCACACCAAAATTACACTGTCATATTTCTTGGCTCAGAAGCTGGAGTAGTACTTAAGATCCTGGCAAAGACCAGTCCTTTCTCCTTGAATGACAGCGTGTTATTGGAAGAGATTGATGCTTACAACCATGCAAA ATGTAATGCTGAGAGTGAAGAGGACAGAAAGGTCATCTCTCTGCAGTTGGATCAAGACCACCATGCCCTGTATGTAGCCTTCTCCAGCTGCGTTATTAGAATTCCCCTCAGCCGCTGCGAGCGTTATGGGTCGTGTAAAAA ATCTTGCATTGCCTCTCGTGACCCATACTGTGGCTGGTTAAGCCAGGGAGCCTGTGGCCGCGTGAAGCCCGGGATGCT TGCTGGAGGATATGAGCAAGACACAGAATATGGCAACACAGCACAACTTGGGGACTGCCATG ACATGGAGGTATCCTCGTCTTCTGTTACCACAATGGCAAGTATCCCAGAAATAACACCTAAAGTGATTGATTCCTGGAAACCTAAACTGACGAGCTCCCGGAAATTTGTAGTTCAAGATGAACCAAACACTTCCGATTTTACTGATCCTTTATCAG GTGTGAGGTGGGAAGTACAATCTGGAGAGTCCAACCAGATGGTACACATGAATGTCCTCATCACCTGTGTCTTTGCGGCTTTCGTGCTGGGCGCCTTCATCGCCGGGGTAGCCGTTTACTGTTACCGTGACTTGTTTGTTCGGAAATCCAGGAAGATCCACAAAGACGCCGAATCTGCTCAGTCCTGTACAGACTCCAGCGGGAGCTTTGCCAAACTGAACGGTTTATTCGATAGCCCCGTCAAGGAATATCAGCAGAACATTGATTCGCCCAAACTGTACACCAACCTCCTGACTAGTCGTAAAGAGCTGCCGCCCAACGGAGACACGAAGTCCATGATCATGGACCATCGAGGCCAGCCTCCGGAGTTGGCCGCACTCCCGACGCCCGAGTCTACCCCCGTCCTCCAACAGAAGACCCTCCAGTCCATGAAAAGCCAGTCAGAGAAGGCTCACGGTGCTTCCAGGAAAGACGCGCCTCAGTTTTTCCCTTCTAGCCCTCCGCCTCACTCTCCGCTAAGTCACGGGCACATTCCCAGTGCCATCGTTCTTCCAAATGCTACTCATGACTACAATACGTCTTTCTCCAATTCGAATGCCCATAAAGCTGAGAAAAAGCTTCAAAATATTGATCACCCACTCACCAAATCAAGCAAAAGAGATCACCGACGCTCTGTGGACTCCAGGAACACTCTCAACGATCTCTTGAAGCATCTTAGTGACCCCAGCAGTAACCCCAAAGCCATCATGGGCGATATCCAAATGGCTCACCAGACCCTCATGCTGGATCCCATGGGAAACATGTCTGAGGTCCCGCCTAAGGTTCCGAATAGGGAGGCCTCCTTGTACTCTCCTCCCTCTACCCTCCCGAGGAATAGCCCCACAAAGCGGGTGGACGTGCCCACCACGCCGGGGGTCCCCATGACCTCTCTGGAAAGACAAAGGGGCTATCACAAAAACTCCTCCCAGAGGCATTCCATATCGGCGATGCCTAAAAACTTAAACTCACCAAATGGTGTTTTGTTATCAAGACAGCCTAGTATTAGCCGTGGAGGCTATATGCCTGCCACGGGAGGTGGGAAGATGGACTACATCCAGGGAACACCGGTCAGTGTTCATCTGCAGCCTTCCCTCTCCAGACAGAGCAGTTACACCAGTAATGGCACCCTCCCTCGGACGGGCATAAAGAGGACACCATCCTTAAAACCTGACGTGCCACCAAAGCCCTCCTTCGTCCCTCAGACCACATCAGTCAGACCGCTGAACAAATACACCTACTGA
- the SEMA6D gene encoding semaphorin-6D isoform X3, whose translation MRPPLLCAYILLITVSQLRAVSFPEDDEPINSVDYHYSRQYPVFRGRPSGNESQHRLDFQLMLKIRDTLYIAGRDQVYTVNLNEIPKTEVIPSKKLTWRSRQQDRENCAMKGKHKDECHNFIKVFVPRNDEMVFVCGTNAFNPMCRYYRLNTLEYDGEEISGLARCPFDARQTNVALFADGKLYSATVADFLASDAVIYRSMGDGSALRTIKYDSKWIKEPHFLHAIEYGNYVYFFFREIAVEHNNLGKAVYSRVARICKNDMGGSQRVLEKHWTSFLKARLNCSVPGDSFFYFDVLQSITDIIQINGIPTVVGVFTTQLNSIPGSAVCAFSMDDIEKVFKGRFKEQKTPDSVWTAVPEDKVPKPRPGCCAKHGLAEAYKTSIDFPDETLSFIKSHPLMDSAVPSIIEEPWFTKTRVRYRLTAIAVDHSAGPHQNYTVIFLGSEAGVVLKILAKTSPFSLNDSVLLEEIDAYNHAKCNAESEEDRKVISLQLDQDHHALYVAFSSCVIRIPLSRCERYGSCKKSCIASRDPYCGWLSQGACGRVKPGMLAGGYEQDTEYGNTAQLGDCHEILPTSTTPDYKIFGGPTSDMEVSSSSVTTMASIPEITPKVIDSWKPKLTSSRKFVVQDEPNTSDFTDPLSGIPKGVRWEVQSGESNQMVHMNVLITCVFAAFVLGAFIAGVAVYCYRDLFVRKSRKIHKDAESAQSCTDSSGSFAKLNGLFDSPVKEYQQNIDSPKLYTNLLTSRKELPPNGDTKSMIMDHRGQPPELAALPTPESTPVLQQKTLQSMKSQSEKAHGASRKDAPQFFPSSPPPHSPLSHGHIPSAIVLPNATHDYNTSFSNSNAHKAEKKLQNIDHPLTKSSKRDHRRSVDSRNTLNDLLKHLSDPSSNPKAIMGDIQMAHQTLMLDPMGNMSEVPPKVPNREASLYSPPSTLPRNSPTKRVDVPTTPGVPMTSLERQRGYHKNSSQRHSISAMPKNLNSPNGVLLSRQPSISRGGYMPATGGGKMDYIQGTPVSVHLQPSLSRQSSYTSNGTLPRTGIKRTPSLKPDVPPKPSFVPQTTSVRPLNKYTY comes from the exons ATGAGGCCCCCCTTGCTTTGTGCATATATACTGTTAATAACAGTCTCCCAGTTGAGGGCAGTCAGCTTTCCTGAGGACGATGAACCCATTAATTCCGTTGATTACCACT ATTCAAGGCAATATCCAGTTTTTAGAGGACGCCCTTCAGGCAATGAATCTCAGCACAGGCTGGACTTTCAGCTGATGTTGAAAATTCGAGACACACTTTATATTGCTGGCAG GGACCAGGTTTATACTGTAAACTTAAATGAAATCCCCAAAACAGAAGTGATACCAAGCAAG AAATTAACATGGAGGTCAAGGCAACAGGATCGAGAAAACTGTGCCATGAAAGGCAAGCACAAA gatGAATGCCACAACTTTATTAAAGTGTTTGTTCCAAGAAACGATGAGATGGTTTTTGTCTGTGGCACAAATGCATTTAATCCAATGTGTAGATACTATAGG TTGAATACCTTAGAGTACGATGGGGAAGAAATTAGTGGCTTGGCAAGGTGCCCATTTGATGCCAGACAAACCAATGTTGCACTCTTTGCTG ATGGGAAACTATATTCTGCAACAGTAGCTGATTTCCTGGCAAGTGATGCTGTCATTTATCGGAGCATGGGCGATGGATCTGCCCTACGAACCATAAAATATGATTCCAAATGGATAAAAg AGCCACATTTTCTTCATGCCATAGAATATGGAAACtatgtttatttcttctttcgAGAAATTGCTGTAGAACATAATAATTTAGGCAAG GCTGTGTATTCCCGTGTGGCCCGTATATGCAAAAATGACATGGGTGGCTCCCAGCGGGTCCTGGAGAAACACTGGACTTCTTTTCTCAAGGCCCGACTCAACTGTTCCGTCCCCGGGGATTCATTCTTCTACTTCGATGTCCTTCAGTCCATTACCGACATCATACAAATCAATGGCATCCCTACGGTGGTCGGGGTGTTTACCACCCAGCTGAACAG tATTCCTGGTTCAGCTGTGTGTGCTTTCAGCATGGATGACATTGAAAAAGTATTCAAAGGAAGGTTTAAAGAACAGAAGACCCCAGACTCTGTCTGGACAGCAGTACCTGAAGACAAAGTCCCCAaaccaag GCCTGGCTGTTGTGCAAAACATGGCCTTGCAGAGGCTTATAAAACTTCCATTGATTTCCCCGATGAAACCCTGTCCTTCATCAAATCCCATCCTTTGATGGACTCCGCCGTCCCATCCATCATTGAAGAGCCCTGGTTCACAAAGACTCGGGTCAG GTATAGATTGACTGCTATTGCAGTAGATCATTCAGCTGGACCACACCAAAATTACACTGTCATATTTCTTGGCTCAGAAGCTGGAGTAGTACTTAAGATCCTGGCAAAGACCAGTCCTTTCTCCTTGAATGACAGCGTGTTATTGGAAGAGATTGATGCTTACAACCATGCAAA ATGTAATGCTGAGAGTGAAGAGGACAGAAAGGTCATCTCTCTGCAGTTGGATCAAGACCACCATGCCCTGTATGTAGCCTTCTCCAGCTGCGTTATTAGAATTCCCCTCAGCCGCTGCGAGCGTTATGGGTCGTGTAAAAA ATCTTGCATTGCCTCTCGTGACCCATACTGTGGCTGGTTAAGCCAGGGAGCCTGTGGCCGCGTGAAGCCCGGGATGCT TGCTGGAGGATATGAGCAAGACACAGAATATGGCAACACAGCACAACTTGGGGACTGCCATG AAATTTTGCCTACTTCAACTACACCAGATTACAAAATATTTGGCGGTCCAACATCtg ACATGGAGGTATCCTCGTCTTCTGTTACCACAATGGCAAGTATCCCAGAAATAACACCTAAAGTGATTGATTCCTGGAAACCTAAACTGACGAGCTCCCGGAAATTTGTAGTTCAAGATGAACCAAACACTTCCGATTTTACTGATCCTTTATCAGGTATCCCAAAGG GTGTGAGGTGGGAAGTACAATCTGGAGAGTCCAACCAGATGGTACACATGAATGTCCTCATCACCTGTGTCTTTGCGGCTTTCGTGCTGGGCGCCTTCATCGCCGGGGTAGCCGTTTACTGTTACCGTGACTTGTTTGTTCGGAAATCCAGGAAGATCCACAAAGACGCCGAATCTGCTCAGTCCTGTACAGACTCCAGCGGGAGCTTTGCCAAACTGAACGGTTTATTCGATAGCCCCGTCAAGGAATATCAGCAGAACATTGATTCGCCCAAACTGTACACCAACCTCCTGACTAGTCGTAAAGAGCTGCCGCCCAACGGAGACACGAAGTCCATGATCATGGACCATCGAGGCCAGCCTCCGGAGTTGGCCGCACTCCCGACGCCCGAGTCTACCCCCGTCCTCCAACAGAAGACCCTCCAGTCCATGAAAAGCCAGTCAGAGAAGGCTCACGGTGCTTCCAGGAAAGACGCGCCTCAGTTTTTCCCTTCTAGCCCTCCGCCTCACTCTCCGCTAAGTCACGGGCACATTCCCAGTGCCATCGTTCTTCCAAATGCTACTCATGACTACAATACGTCTTTCTCCAATTCGAATGCCCATAAAGCTGAGAAAAAGCTTCAAAATATTGATCACCCACTCACCAAATCAAGCAAAAGAGATCACCGACGCTCTGTGGACTCCAGGAACACTCTCAACGATCTCTTGAAGCATCTTAGTGACCCCAGCAGTAACCCCAAAGCCATCATGGGCGATATCCAAATGGCTCACCAGACCCTCATGCTGGATCCCATGGGAAACATGTCTGAGGTCCCGCCTAAGGTTCCGAATAGGGAGGCCTCCTTGTACTCTCCTCCCTCTACCCTCCCGAGGAATAGCCCCACAAAGCGGGTGGACGTGCCCACCACGCCGGGGGTCCCCATGACCTCTCTGGAAAGACAAAGGGGCTATCACAAAAACTCCTCCCAGAGGCATTCCATATCGGCGATGCCTAAAAACTTAAACTCACCAAATGGTGTTTTGTTATCAAGACAGCCTAGTATTAGCCGTGGAGGCTATATGCCTGCCACGGGAGGTGGGAAGATGGACTACATCCAGGGAACACCGGTCAGTGTTCATCTGCAGCCTTCCCTCTCCAGACAGAGCAGTTACACCAGTAATGGCACCCTCCCTCGGACGGGCATAAAGAGGACACCATCCTTAAAACCTGACGTGCCACCAAAGCCCTCCTTCGTCCCTCAGACCACATCAGTCAGACCGCTGAACAAATACACCTACTGA
- the SEMA6D gene encoding semaphorin-6D isoform X4 has translation MRPPLLCAYILLITVSQLRAVSFPEDDEPINSVDYHYSRQYPVFRGRPSGNESQHRLDFQLMLKIRDTLYIAGRDQVYTVNLNEIPKTEVIPSKKLTWRSRQQDRENCAMKGKHKDECHNFIKVFVPRNDEMVFVCGTNAFNPMCRYYRLNTLEYDGEEISGLARCPFDARQTNVALFADGKLYSATVADFLASDAVIYRSMGDGSALRTIKYDSKWIKEPHFLHAIEYGNYVYFFFREIAVEHNNLGKAVYSRVARICKNDMGGSQRVLEKHWTSFLKARLNCSVPGDSFFYFDVLQSITDIIQINGIPTVVGVFTTQLNSIPGSAVCAFSMDDIEKVFKGRFKEQKTPDSVWTAVPEDKVPKPRPGCCAKHGLAEAYKTSIDFPDETLSFIKSHPLMDSAVPSIIEEPWFTKTRVRYRLTAIAVDHSAGPHQNYTVIFLGSEAGVVLKILAKTSPFSLNDSVLLEEIDAYNHAKCNAESEEDRKVISLQLDQDHHALYVAFSSCVIRIPLSRCERYGSCKKSCIASRDPYCGWLSQGACGRVKPGMLAGGYEQDTEYGNTAQLGDCHEILPTSTTPDYKIFGGPTSDMEVSSSSVTTMASIPEITPKVIDSWKPKLTSSRKFVVQDEPNTSDFTDPLSGVRWEVQSGESNQMVHMNVLITCVFAAFVLGAFIAGVAVYCYRDLFVRKSRKIHKDAESAQSCTDSSGSFAKLNGLFDSPVKEYQQNIDSPKLYTNLLTSRKELPPNGDTKSMIMDHRGQPPELAALPTPESTPVLQQKTLQSMKSQSEKAHGASRKDAPQFFPSSPPPHSPLSHGHIPSAIVLPNATHDYNTSFSNSNAHKAEKKLQNIDHPLTKSSKRDHRRSVDSRNTLNDLLKHLSDPSSNPKAIMGDIQMAHQTLMLDPMGNMSEVPPKVPNREASLYSPPSTLPRNSPTKRVDVPTTPGVPMTSLERQRGYHKNSSQRHSISAMPKNLNSPNGVLLSRQPSISRGGYMPATGGGKMDYIQGTPVSVHLQPSLSRQSSYTSNGTLPRTGIKRTPSLKPDVPPKPSFVPQTTSVRPLNKYTY, from the exons ATGAGGCCCCCCTTGCTTTGTGCATATATACTGTTAATAACAGTCTCCCAGTTGAGGGCAGTCAGCTTTCCTGAGGACGATGAACCCATTAATTCCGTTGATTACCACT ATTCAAGGCAATATCCAGTTTTTAGAGGACGCCCTTCAGGCAATGAATCTCAGCACAGGCTGGACTTTCAGCTGATGTTGAAAATTCGAGACACACTTTATATTGCTGGCAG GGACCAGGTTTATACTGTAAACTTAAATGAAATCCCCAAAACAGAAGTGATACCAAGCAAG AAATTAACATGGAGGTCAAGGCAACAGGATCGAGAAAACTGTGCCATGAAAGGCAAGCACAAA gatGAATGCCACAACTTTATTAAAGTGTTTGTTCCAAGAAACGATGAGATGGTTTTTGTCTGTGGCACAAATGCATTTAATCCAATGTGTAGATACTATAGG TTGAATACCTTAGAGTACGATGGGGAAGAAATTAGTGGCTTGGCAAGGTGCCCATTTGATGCCAGACAAACCAATGTTGCACTCTTTGCTG ATGGGAAACTATATTCTGCAACAGTAGCTGATTTCCTGGCAAGTGATGCTGTCATTTATCGGAGCATGGGCGATGGATCTGCCCTACGAACCATAAAATATGATTCCAAATGGATAAAAg AGCCACATTTTCTTCATGCCATAGAATATGGAAACtatgtttatttcttctttcgAGAAATTGCTGTAGAACATAATAATTTAGGCAAG GCTGTGTATTCCCGTGTGGCCCGTATATGCAAAAATGACATGGGTGGCTCCCAGCGGGTCCTGGAGAAACACTGGACTTCTTTTCTCAAGGCCCGACTCAACTGTTCCGTCCCCGGGGATTCATTCTTCTACTTCGATGTCCTTCAGTCCATTACCGACATCATACAAATCAATGGCATCCCTACGGTGGTCGGGGTGTTTACCACCCAGCTGAACAG tATTCCTGGTTCAGCTGTGTGTGCTTTCAGCATGGATGACATTGAAAAAGTATTCAAAGGAAGGTTTAAAGAACAGAAGACCCCAGACTCTGTCTGGACAGCAGTACCTGAAGACAAAGTCCCCAaaccaag GCCTGGCTGTTGTGCAAAACATGGCCTTGCAGAGGCTTATAAAACTTCCATTGATTTCCCCGATGAAACCCTGTCCTTCATCAAATCCCATCCTTTGATGGACTCCGCCGTCCCATCCATCATTGAAGAGCCCTGGTTCACAAAGACTCGGGTCAG GTATAGATTGACTGCTATTGCAGTAGATCATTCAGCTGGACCACACCAAAATTACACTGTCATATTTCTTGGCTCAGAAGCTGGAGTAGTACTTAAGATCCTGGCAAAGACCAGTCCTTTCTCCTTGAATGACAGCGTGTTATTGGAAGAGATTGATGCTTACAACCATGCAAA ATGTAATGCTGAGAGTGAAGAGGACAGAAAGGTCATCTCTCTGCAGTTGGATCAAGACCACCATGCCCTGTATGTAGCCTTCTCCAGCTGCGTTATTAGAATTCCCCTCAGCCGCTGCGAGCGTTATGGGTCGTGTAAAAA ATCTTGCATTGCCTCTCGTGACCCATACTGTGGCTGGTTAAGCCAGGGAGCCTGTGGCCGCGTGAAGCCCGGGATGCT TGCTGGAGGATATGAGCAAGACACAGAATATGGCAACACAGCACAACTTGGGGACTGCCATG AAATTTTGCCTACTTCAACTACACCAGATTACAAAATATTTGGCGGTCCAACATCtg ACATGGAGGTATCCTCGTCTTCTGTTACCACAATGGCAAGTATCCCAGAAATAACACCTAAAGTGATTGATTCCTGGAAACCTAAACTGACGAGCTCCCGGAAATTTGTAGTTCAAGATGAACCAAACACTTCCGATTTTACTGATCCTTTATCAG GTGTGAGGTGGGAAGTACAATCTGGAGAGTCCAACCAGATGGTACACATGAATGTCCTCATCACCTGTGTCTTTGCGGCTTTCGTGCTGGGCGCCTTCATCGCCGGGGTAGCCGTTTACTGTTACCGTGACTTGTTTGTTCGGAAATCCAGGAAGATCCACAAAGACGCCGAATCTGCTCAGTCCTGTACAGACTCCAGCGGGAGCTTTGCCAAACTGAACGGTTTATTCGATAGCCCCGTCAAGGAATATCAGCAGAACATTGATTCGCCCAAACTGTACACCAACCTCCTGACTAGTCGTAAAGAGCTGCCGCCCAACGGAGACACGAAGTCCATGATCATGGACCATCGAGGCCAGCCTCCGGAGTTGGCCGCACTCCCGACGCCCGAGTCTACCCCCGTCCTCCAACAGAAGACCCTCCAGTCCATGAAAAGCCAGTCAGAGAAGGCTCACGGTGCTTCCAGGAAAGACGCGCCTCAGTTTTTCCCTTCTAGCCCTCCGCCTCACTCTCCGCTAAGTCACGGGCACATTCCCAGTGCCATCGTTCTTCCAAATGCTACTCATGACTACAATACGTCTTTCTCCAATTCGAATGCCCATAAAGCTGAGAAAAAGCTTCAAAATATTGATCACCCACTCACCAAATCAAGCAAAAGAGATCACCGACGCTCTGTGGACTCCAGGAACACTCTCAACGATCTCTTGAAGCATCTTAGTGACCCCAGCAGTAACCCCAAAGCCATCATGGGCGATATCCAAATGGCTCACCAGACCCTCATGCTGGATCCCATGGGAAACATGTCTGAGGTCCCGCCTAAGGTTCCGAATAGGGAGGCCTCCTTGTACTCTCCTCCCTCTACCCTCCCGAGGAATAGCCCCACAAAGCGGGTGGACGTGCCCACCACGCCGGGGGTCCCCATGACCTCTCTGGAAAGACAAAGGGGCTATCACAAAAACTCCTCCCAGAGGCATTCCATATCGGCGATGCCTAAAAACTTAAACTCACCAAATGGTGTTTTGTTATCAAGACAGCCTAGTATTAGCCGTGGAGGCTATATGCCTGCCACGGGAGGTGGGAAGATGGACTACATCCAGGGAACACCGGTCAGTGTTCATCTGCAGCCTTCCCTCTCCAGACAGAGCAGTTACACCAGTAATGGCACCCTCCCTCGGACGGGCATAAAGAGGACACCATCCTTAAAACCTGACGTGCCACCAAAGCCCTCCTTCGTCCCTCAGACCACATCAGTCAGACCGCTGAACAAATACACCTACTGA